The Lasioglossum baleicum chromosome 12, iyLasBale1, whole genome shotgun sequence genome segment GCGGCCGCGGAACGCGCGATTTTCGGCAGGCACCGGCTGATCAAGAGCTCTTCTACACTCTGTTAACGGACACCGCGTTCGACACATAACCGTTGGCAGTAGTCAATACACGCGTCCTTACACGTCGTCTATACGACACACGTCTCGTCGCATCGCGCTTATGGTCCCACCTCGCGTTCCTCTCAATCGTGAGCCATCACTTTATTGCGACACACTCTATGTACCTTTTGTGATAGTTATTACATTAAAGTGTTGTTGTTACGACCACAGTTGCTTCAACGTTTACCCACGACGATCTCCCGAATTCCTACATCCGATCCACGAACAAGTAGAGAatcgaatttcaaaaaattcgaaacatgTAAAAAACTATATGACACGGCAAATATACCAAGGATAGATAGCtttatgataaaattaaatagaGATTATTTCGCAAAAATTAGACATATAAGAAacaacaatttaatttctagtTCGCTATACCCAAATGACGAATATTACACAAGAACGTGCAATACTGGAAATATCCCTCCAGAAGCTTTCCTATTATTAGACAAAACGGGTAGAATCACAGATTCAAATAATATACCTATCATATGCCATATAGAGAGGAAATCTAGTGATAAAAGGATCCTATATCCACATAATCCTAACAGCAATGACCTTTCTCTCAGATCAAAACTAGTCTATAATATGTCTCTCTCTAAGAGAGATATCGAAGATAAATACTACAAAAACACCAAAATATATTGGTGGCTAAAAAGCgagtaaataataattgttactaaatatatataaataagataATCTAGATAGCAACAACTTTAGTATACCATATTATAAagaggctcgacacggaattcaggctcgatacggaattcataaagattcgacacgacgtgttatttcgttgatcgctcaCAGGGGACtgcctctttttatttttaaacaaaatcacaacgtaaacattaacaaaacattaacgcaatcaataaaaacatatataacacttgcaatcaataaaaacatatataacacttgcaatcaataaaaacatatataacacttgcaatcaataaaaacatatataacatgcacacttaaCATCATTCTTACAATATATAGATATCAAAAAGTACAAGATTGAATGAATGAGTATGTAAATAATAGTGTGCAAGTGGTAGTCAGATAAGTTTTCCGCATTgttctgtatatatgtatacagggtgtctcaaaattaggtccggagccgataatgggaggttcctgagatcatttcaagcgacattttcctttgaaaaaatgtcgtccgcggcttcgttaacgagttattaacgaaaaacacggaccaatcagagcgcgagctagacgcgtgcagcccggcgcgccggcagccgagtgtcggtggcacgccgcgatgtcgtaacgaacaaaagtttctcgattatgtgaatcctcgccaatttcgataagctttggatatgttgtcaataccatgattctgaacaacatttccctttacagtttctgtcgatcggctttagtttacgacattattgtaaaaatttgtaattgtaaatcgatcgatgtactatttcctatccgatttcgataatctttggatatgttgtcaataccataattctgaacaacatttccctttacagtttctgtcgatcggctttagtttacaatatttttgtaaaaatttgtaattgtaaatcgatcgatgtactatttcctatccgatttcgataagctttggatatgttgtcaataccatgattctgaacaacatttccctttacagtttctgccgatcggctttagtttacgatattattgtaaaaatttgtaattgtaaatcgatcgatgtactattagggtggaccttagttaCTCttggtgaaaaaattttttcggaattttaatgGTGCGACCCCGTCAATTTGTGCCATTTAGTGAAAAAATAAACCCTGTAAAAAATCAACTCGATCGGGCAATGAGAAGACGTGCCACAACGACtttgtttatgtaaaaaaattaaatttcactaaaaataggaaaaacaGTTTTTAGcacattatttcattattagaTGTCATTTTAGACCAATATCtttaattgtaataaaaaaaagttatttattaacaattaaattaatttgtttaaacgaagattgcaatatttttttgcaatatattttgttattaataaatacatacgtttataaatattggtggtatttattataaatgttgaCTTAATGTTTTTTTATCGACTGTAGGGTAACGCTGTTTATACTCTGATACACTTTGTAAAATGTCCTGTCTCTCGTTTTCATCTTTGGTAATACAATCGGAATactctttcattaattttactgCTCGTTCAGCTACATCATTAACGATTTGTAAATTCCCTACAATTCTTGTCGCcgctttataattattatccgcTTCCCACAATGCTGGGTCCTTAGAcataaaatctatatttatatcAAATCTAGAAAAGAATTTCAATGTTTGTGTAGAAACAAAATTGTCCATAGTAATATCTATATATAGTTTAATATCTTTTCTAGGAATgaccaattttttacaattttgttcttcttctttgttgagtgcttcaaccatcttttttttaatttctacagAAATGTGTGGATCAAAAAATGACAATCCCACATTTTCTGGTGACAAGTACCATAAGTGATTGCTCAGTTTTTGCAACGTAGCATTACTTATGGTTTCGTCAATCTCTTTATATTTCCATAGATCACTTAATAGTTCTAAATCTAACCGGGGTGCTATCGCAGGTACAGTGGTACGTACCCAAGCGagtatgtatatattaattaaaaaaatacaaatacttTGTATCCATAACTTTTTCTCACTACTTAAATGAAATTCAttcctaaaaatataaatttttatgcaatatatAGCCTTAGCCATCCACCTCGCATGGTGGAATGCGCCAGGCATCCTAAATCTAACACCTTTAGGTGGAGTTCCGCCTAGAAAAATTATCATAAGTTCTATCAGTTCCTTGTAATCATCCCTCGGTTGAATTTGTTGCAAATTGTGTATTGCCGCTTCAATCTTTTTATCAATCTCTATTACATTTTGACGTACAAATTCATCTTCTACGCCGGGCTtaaaattgtctttatttattgaactccaagaatttttaaatttcttaaaaagaGGAACATCTGGACCCGTcgactttttcatttttgtatcaAATGCAGCACgtaaaattaattcataaataTGGTGACGGCATGGCAAATACAATaattctttttctaatttttgttcCAATAGAACGCAGGCTCCTTGTATTCTGCCGGTGTTGGTTGCGGTCGTATCAAAACAAAGGGCTTCTACTT includes the following:
- the LOC143214706 gene encoding uncharacterized protein LOC143214706 isoform X1, with product METRSSDQLFLLNHFESQIVGAKLPSNGQLLRVLFYNMRKVNLNLRESAALVMKEVEIFWEKTRIPIKKTSDSINKVEKLYNKWRTLNKTANRQNDLQRKREQEFIDSLEDLFDIAHANALEMISVEEDKIFLLQQREKRRIGSMASIDRKLVEKEERQAERKEQQEMRWQRAQESSINDSVQLESTSTSSDEETEVPLARTIEILSDEPQVPDGDDTEAEDYNIPGPSNPKKRRGKQKVITPKLVAVLDSCRISDRDAIRIVMATAECLGHDLNELIINRTSIRRYRHNYRSEHAAQLQEMFGQINLRGITIHWDATLIPDISHKNVERLPIVISCGEIKKLLGIPVIPSGSGANQASAIFSKTEKWNLSQQVEALCFDTTATNTGRIQGACVLLEQKLEKELLYLPCRHHIYELILRAAFDTKMKKSTGPDVPLFKKFKNSWSSINKDNFKPGVEDEFVRQNVIEIDKKIEAAIHNLQQIQPRDDYKELIELMIIFLGGTPPKGVRFRMPGAFHHARWMAKAIYCIKIYIFRNEFHLSSEKKLWIQSICIFLINIYILAWVRTTVPAIAPRLDLELLSDLWKYKEIDETISNATLQKLSNHLWYLSPENVGLSFFDPHISVEIKKKMVEALNKEEEQNCKKLVIPRKDIKLYIDITMDNFVSTQTLKFFSRFDINIDFMSKDPALWEADNNYKAATRIVGNLQIVNDVAERAVKLMKEYSDCITKDENERQDILQSVSEYKQRYPTVDKKTLSQHL